One genomic region from Epinephelus moara isolate mb chromosome 8, YSFRI_EMoa_1.0, whole genome shotgun sequence encodes:
- the myo1ha gene encoding unconventional myosin-Ih yields the protein MQGQLDMEGALTARDRVGIQDFVLLDETTEAAFLSNLKKRFSKDLIYTYIGTLLVSVNPYKDLDLYNSKQMDLYMGVNFFELPPHIYALADNAYHTMLTEYNNHFILISGESGAGKTEASKKILQYYAVSCPSTTLLNTVRDKMLMSNPVLEAFGNAKTLKNDNSSRFGKYMDIQFNSEGDAVGGHILNYLLEKSRVVHQNHGERNFHIFYQLVEGGEDNLLHQLGLERDCQHYNYLTQGECAIVSSINDRNDWKTVKNALQIINIDDINTSHLFGIVASVLHLGNVQFDSDSKGHALLNNNNAELRWVSNLLGVDAHRLQEALTYRKIEASKDQVLSPFTTDHAIYARDALAKAIYGQTFTWLVNRINESMENKDPSRKTVIGLLDIYGFEVFYVNSFEQFCINYCNEKLQQLFIQLTLKAEQEEYEAEDIEWEPVQFFNNKIICDLVEEKHRGIISILDEECLRPGDATDLTFLERLEDKMGNHPHFVTHKLADKMTRKTLERGDFRLLHYAGEVTYCVVGFLDKNNDLLYRNIKDLICQSKNAIVRECFSTMDSDSRRRPETVATQFKSSLLKLTEILMAKEAWYIRCLKSNESKQPGQFDEALIRHQVKYLGLMEHLRVRRAGFAYRRRYEVFLKRYKPLCPATWPHWRGMPADGVEVLVQHLGYLPNEYKMGRTKIFIRHPRTLYATEDAYEKCKHELATRLQAKYKGYRAKGEFKKQKEAATKIETCWRGVQARKEREKRAWAVKVIKKFIKGYMTRGQAKSTDNSEYLAFVRQNYLNRLKANLPKTVLDNTTWQTPPVVLEETSELLRKLHYRLMVRKYVRGITPQKKAQLQLKLITSSIFKGKKDSYPQSVAQPFVDTRISEQDINMRVLQMIHNERIKYSVPVIKYDRNGFKPRPRQLILTQTAAYVIEEAKIKQRVLYTSLKGISVSNLTDSIIVLHITCEDPKQKGDLVMQCDHLFEFLTKLSVIAKKENAIKVVQGSIKIEIQAGKESAVDFSTGQEPMVYKAKNGHLMVVATRARTR from the exons GGTCAGCTGGACATGGAGGGCGCCCTGACTGCCAGGGATCGGGTTGGAATCCAGGATTTTGTCCTCCTGGATGAAACCACAGAGGCGGCCTTCCTCAGCAACCTCAAGAAACGCTTCAGCAAAGATCTCATCTAT ACCTACATTGGCACACTGCTAGTGTCTGTGAATCCCTACAAAGACCTGGACCTGTACAATAGTAAACAGATGGATCTCTACATGGGTGTCAACTTTTTTGAGCTCCCACCACACAT CTACGCCTTGGCAGACAATGCCTATCATACCATGCTGACAGAGTATAACAATCACTTCATACTCATCTCTGGAGAGAGCGGAGCAGGGAAGACGGAGGCCTCCAAGAAGATTCTGCAGTATTATGCTGTCAGCTGTCCGAGCACCACTCTGCTAAACACTGTCAGGGACAAAATGCTCATGTCCAACCCTGTCCTGGAG GCTTTCGGCAATgccaaaacactgaaaaatgacaACTCAAGTCGCTTCGGGAAGTATATGGACATTCAGTTTAACAGTGAG GGGGATGCTGTCGGAGGCCATATCCTGAACTACCTGCTGGAGAAGTCGAGGGTCGTGCATCAGAATCATGGGGAGAGAAACTTCCACATCTTCTACCAGCTagtggagggaggagaggacaaCCTACTGCACCAGCTGGGCCTGGAGAGAGACTGCCAGCATTACAACTATCTGACCCAA GGAGAGTGTGCCATTGTGTCTTCCATTAATGACAGAAATGACTGGAAAACGGTCAAAAATGCACTACAGATCATCAACATTGATGACATTAACACTAGT CACTTGTTTGGGATCGTTGCGAGCGTCCTCCACTTGGGGAATGTTCAGTTTGACTCTGACAGTAAAGGCCATGCCCtcctgaacaacaacaatgcagAGCTGCGCTGGGTCTCAAAT CTACTAGGAGTTGATGCCCACCGTCTCCAGGAGGCACTCACATACAGGAAGATTGAAGCCAGTAAAGATCAG GTCCTCAGCCCATTCACAACTGATCATGCCATCTATGCCAGAGATGCCCTGGCCAAAGCCATCTATGGACAGACCTTCACCTGGCTGGTCAACAGGATCAATGAGTCCATGGAGAACAAG GACCCTTCAAGGAAGACTGTAATAGGGCTTTTGGACATTTACGGATTTGAAGTTTTCTATGTAAACAG TTTTGAGCAGTTCTGTATAAATTACTGCAACgagaagctgcagcagctttTTATCCAGCTGACACTCAAGGCTGAGCAGGAGGAATATGAAGCAGAGGATATTGAG TGGGAGCCGGTTCAATTCTTCAACAACAAGATTATCTGTGATCTGGTTGAGGAGAAACACAGAGGGATCATATCAATATTG GATGAGGAGTGTCTCAGGCCAGGAGATGCCACAGATCTCACTTTCCTGGAGAGACTGGAGGACAAGATGGGAAATCATCCCCACTTTGTCAC GCACAAACTGGCTGACAAAATGACACGTAAGACTCTGGAGAGGGGAGATTTCCGTCTCTTGCATTATGCCGGGGAGGTCACCTACTGCGTTGTGG GTTTCCTGGACAAAAACAATGACCTTTTATATAGGAACATAAAAGAT CTGATTTGTCAGTCTAAAAATGCCATAGTCAGAGAGTGCTTCTCCACAATGGATTCAGACAGCAGGCGAAGACCAGAAACA GTGGCGACCCAGTTTAAGAGCAGCCTGCTGAAGCTGACAGAGATCCTGATGGCCAAAGAGGCCTGGTACATACGCTGCCTAAAATCCAATGAGTCCAAGCAGCCAG GTCAGTTTGACGAAGCGCTGATCAGGCACCAGGTGAAGTACCTGGGCCTGATGGAGCACCTCAGAGTCAGACGAGCTGGATTTGCATACAGACGCAGATATGAGGTCTTCTTAAAGAG ATATAAACCCCTGTGCCCGGCCACCTGGCCTCACTGGAGAGGAATGCCAGCTGATGGAGTGGAAGTGCTGGTTCAACATCTGGGCTACCTGCCAAATGAGTACAAAATGGGCCG TACCAAAATATTCATCCGTCATCCGAGGACACTTTATGCCACAGAGGATGCTTATGAGAAATGTAAACATGAACTGG CAACGAGGCTCCAGGCCAAATACAAAGGCTACAGAGCAAAGGGAGAAttcaaaaaacagaaagaagctG CCACGAAGATTGAAACCTGCTGGAGAGGAGTGCAGGccaggaaggagagagagaagagggccTGGGCTGTAAAAGTCATTAAGAA atTCATCAAAGGTTACATGACCAGAGGGCAGGCAAAAAGCACAGATAACTCAGAGTACCTGGCCTTTGTGAGACAGAATTACTTGAACAGACTCAAAGCCAATCTGCCAAAGACGGTTTTGGATAACACCACCTGGCAGACTCCACCAGTTGTGCTGGAAGAG ACATCCGAGTTGCTGCGTAAGCTTCACTACCGTCTGATGGTGCGGAAGTACGTGAGAGGAATCACACCCCAGAAAAAAGCTCAG CTTCAACTAAAGTTAATTACCAGCTCCATCTTCAAGGGCAAAAAGGACAGTTATCCACAGAGTGTTGCTCAGCCTTTTGTGGACACCAGAATCA GTGAACAGGACATAAACATGAGGGTTCTCCAGATGATTCACAATGAGCGCATTAAG TACAGCGTCCCTGTGATCAAATATGATAGGAATGGTTTCAAACCGAGACCACGACAGCTCATCCTCACCCAGACAGCTGCCTATGTGATAGAGGAAGCCAAGATCAAACAGAGAGTGCTCTACACCTCTCTGAAAG GTATTTCGGTCAGTAACTTGACTGATAGCATCATTGTGCTCCACATAACGTGTGAGGACCCCAAACAGAAG GGGGACCTTGTAATGCAGTGTGACCACTTGTTTGAGTTTCTGACCAAACTCAGTGTCATTGCTAAAAAAGAGAATGCAATCAAAGTGGTTCAGGGAAG CATCAAGATTGAAATCCAGGCAGGTAAAGAGAGTGCGGTGGACTTCAGCACTGGACAGGAACCCATGGTGTACAAGGCCAAGAACGGACACCTCATGGTG GTTGCCACTCGGGCTAGGACACGGTAG
- the kctd10 gene encoding BTB/POZ domain-containing adapter for CUL3-mediated RhoA degradation protein 3, whose translation MEEMSGESVVSSAVPAATTRTTSFKGSSPSSKYVKLNVGGALYYTTMQTLTKQDTMLKAMFSGRMEVLTDSEGWILIDRCGKHFGTILNYLRDGAVPLPDSRRETEELLAEAKYYLVQGLADECTAALQNKETYEPLCKVPLMTSSKEEQKLIATSNKPTVKLLYNRSNNKYSYTSNSDDNMLKNIELFDKLSLRFNGRVLFIKDVIGDEICCWSFYGQGRKIAEVCCTSIVYATEKKQTKVEFPEARIYEETLNILLYESHDGRGPDNALLEATGGAAGRSHHLDEDEERERIERVRRIHIKRPDDRTHHHQ comes from the exons ATG GAAGAGATGTCAGGAGAGAGTGTGGTGAGCTCGGCAGTGCCGGCAGCTACAACCCGGACTACATCCTTCAAGGGTTCCAGCCCCAGCTCTAAATATGTGAagttaaatgtgggtggggcaCTGTACTACACTACAATGCAGACACTAACCAAACAGGACACAATGCTCAAAGCCATGTTCAGTGGCAGGATGGAGGTCCTCACAGACAGTGAAG GTTGGATCTTGATTGATCGTTGTGGAAAACATTTTGGAACAATCCTTAACTACCTTAGAGACGGGGCAGTGCCACTCCCAGACAGCCGACGGGAGACTGAGGAACTGCTCGCTGAGGCCAAGTATTACCTTGTCCAAGGCCTCGCTGATGAATGCACAGCTGCCTTGCAG AACAAAGAAACTTATGAACCCCTTTGTAAAGTGcctctgatgacatcatccaaGGAAgagcagaagcttattgcaaccTCAAATAAG CCTACTGTCAAACTGCTGTATAACCGAAGCAACAACAAATATTCATATACCAG CAATTCTGATGACAACATGCTGAAAAATATTGAGCTGTTTGACAAGCTGTCATTGCGGTTCAATGGTCGGGTACTCTTCATCAAAGATGTGATTGGGGATGAGATCTGTTGTTGGTCATTTTATGGCCAGGGGCGTAAGATTGCTGAAGTGTGCTGCACCTCCATTGTTTATGccacagaaaagaagcagacAAAG GTTGAATTCCCTGAGGCACGAATCTATGAGGAGACCCTCAACATCCTCCTGTATGAGTCCCATGATGGAAGGGGTCCAGACAACGCCCTGCTGGAGGCTACTGGGGGCGCTGCAGGACGATCTCATCATCTGGATGAGGACGAGGAGCGAGAACGAATTGAGCGAGTTCGTAGGATTCATATCAAACGACCCGATGACCGcacacaccaccaccagtgA
- the ube3b gene encoding ubiquitin-protein ligase E3B, translating to MFSVPQSSKSEFLDKARQAREERKGQKDKEKAAIHIQALVRRFLCRCRLQKQIRKEVDDYFQASETGTTKRNALSIFKIARKLLFVYRPEDKMRFEKLCRAILASMEVENDSKVWYVSLALSKDLTIPWLKQIKDVLWTCCQLLKNLKPDILQDNKLVTLYLTMLVTFTDTSTWRIVRGKEALRPALTKICENIMGHLNQKGFYSILQILLTNGLARSKPSLSKGTLTAIFSLSLRPVIAAHFSDNLLRSFLLHIMSVPAVVSHLSVLTPECMASIQTHDLLRKFILFLSREEQCLDICVCLEGSHTLCLLGNLIHLGYLNEKVLEEEANHFVKDLTDMLSYCQRYVSQKKSNLTHWHPVLGWFSQTVDYGLNESMPLVTKQLQYLWGVSVIRTLFSDVLSKKLESQEPTPPPPQPSTSQNNLPVKNLFKRAFQKSASVRNILKPVGGKRVDSAEVQKVCSICVLYQTALSTLTQIRLQILTGLTHLDDLLPKLWAFICELGPQGGLKLFMECLNNDTEESKQLLAMLMLFCDCSRHLITILDDIEVYEEQTSFKIEELITISSFLNTFVYKMIWDGILENAKGEKLELFHSVHGWLMVLYERDCRRRFTPDDHWLRKDLKPSLLFQELEKGKKRAQLLLQYIPHVIPHKNRVLLFRNIVTKEKESLGLVETSSASPHVTHITIRRSRMLEDGYDQLRRLPANSIKGVIRVKFVNDLGVDEAGIDQDGVFKEFLEEIIKKVFNPALNLFKTTSGNERLYPSPTSYIHENHLQLFEFVGKMLGKAIYEGIVVDVPFASFFLSQVLGHHHSTFYSSIDELPSLDSEFYKNLTSIKRYDGDVGDLGLTLSYDEDVMGQLVCHELIPGGKTMPVTNENKISYIHLMAHFRMHTQIKEQTAAFIRGFRSIINPEWLHMFSTPEVQRLVSGDNAEIDLDDLKKHTVYYGGFHSSHRVIIWLWDILSSDFTAEERAMFLKFVTSCSRPPLLGFAYLKPPFSIRCVEVSDDQDTGDTLGSVLRGFFTIRKKEPGGRLPTSSTCFNLLKLPNYSKKSILRDKLRYAISMNTGFELS from the exons ATGTTTAGTGTACCTCAAAGCTCCAAGTCCGAGTTCCTGGACAAAGCCAGGCAGGCcagggaggaaaggaaaggacagaAGGACAAGGAGAAAGCAGCAATCCACATCCAAGCCCTGGTCAGAAGATTTCTCTGTCGCTGCCGACTCCAGAAGCAAATACG GAAAGAGGTTGATGACTATTTTCAAGCCTCTGAAACTGggacaacaaaaagaaatgcactttcaattttcaaaatagCTCGGAAATTACTATTTGTATATCGCCCAGAGGATAAGATG AGGTTCGAGAAGCTCTGTCGTGCAATCCTTGCCAGCATGGAGGTTGAAAATGACTCTAAA GTCTGGTATGTTTCCTTGGCTCTCTCCAAAGACCTCACCATCCCCTGGCTCAAACAGATAAAAGACGTGCTATGGACTTGCTGTCAACTACTTAAAAATTTAAAG CCTGACATACTTCAGGACAATAAATTGGTAACGCTGTACCTCACCATGCTGGTGACCTTCACGGACACTTCAACCTGGCGGATAGTCAGAGGGAAGG AAGCTCTCAGACCTGCTTTGACAAAGATTTGTGAAAATATAATGGGCCATCTGAATCAAAAGGGATTCTATTCAATACTTCAG ATCTTGCTGACCAATGGCTTGGCTCGTTCTAAACCGTCTCTCTCCAAAGGCACTCTAACAGCTATCTTCTCTTTGTCATTACG GCCAGTCATTGCTGCTCACTTTTCGGATAACCTGCTAAGATCCTTCCTCCTTCACATCATGTCAGTCCCAGCTGTCGTATCTCACCTCAGTGTGCTTACCCCAGAG TGTATGGCATCCATCCAGACGCATGACCTGCTTCGGAAGTTCATTCTGTTTCTCAGCCGAGAAGAACAGTGTttagacatctgtgtgtgtctcgaGGGGAGCCACACTCTCTGCTTACTTG GCAACCTGATTCATTTGGGCTACCTGAATGAGAAAGTCCTTGAAGAGGAGGCCAACCATTTTGTGAAGGACCTGACAGACATGCTGTCCTATTGCCAGAGATATGTGTCCCAAAAGAAGTCCAACCTTACCCACTGGCACCCTGTCCTGGGCTGGTTCTCCCAGACTGTAGACTACGG TCTAAATGAGTCGATGCCGCTGGTCACTAAACAGCTTCAGTACCTGTGGGGTGTTTCTGTCATTCGGACGCTCTTCAGTGACGTCCTGTCTAAAAAGCTGGAGAGTCAGGAGCCCACTCCCCCGCCCCCGCAGCCTAGCACATCACAAAACAATCTACCAGTGAAGA ACCTCTTCAAGCGGGCATTTCAGAAGTCGGCTTCAGTACGGAACATCCTGAAACCTGTCGGAGGGAAGCGAGTCGACTCAGCTGAAGTTCAGAAGGTGTGCAGCATCTGTGTGCTCTACCAGACTGCTCTGTCTACGCTAACACAGATACGACTCCAGATACTCACCG GTCTGACACATCTTGATGACCTTTTGCCTAAACTCTGGGCCTTTATCTGTGAGCTCGGTCCACAGGGAGGCCTCAAACTCTTCATGGAGTGTCTAAACAATGACACTGAAGAGTCCAAGCAGCTCCTGGCTATGCTCATGCTCTTTTGTGACTGCTCACGGCACCTCATCAC AATTCTAGATGACATTGAAGTCTATGAAGAACAAACATCTTTCAAGATAGAGGAACTCATCACTATCTCCTCATTTCTGAACACATTTGTGTACAAGATGATATGGGATGGCATATTAG AAAACGCTAAAGGAGAGAAACTGGAGTTGTTCCACAGTGTTCATGGCTGGTTGATGGTGCTTTATGAGCGCGACTGCAGGCGAAGATTCACCCCTGATGATCACTGGCTTCGCAA GGACCTGAAGCCCAGCCTGTTGTTTCAAGAGCTGGAGAAAGGCAAGAAAAGAGCTCAGCTTTTACTGCAGTACATCCCACATGTCATCCCACATAAAAAT AGGGTGCTGCTGTTCAGAAACATtgttacaaaagaaaaagaaagtttaGGACTGGTGGAAACAAGCTCAGCTTCACCTCATGTCACCCACATAACCATTCGTCGCTCACGGATGCTGGAG GATGGATACGACCAGCTCCGCAGATTGCCGGCAAATTCCATAAAAGGCGTAATTCGTGTGAAGTTTGTCAATGATCTGGGAGTAGACGAGGCTGGTATTGATCAGGATGGTGTGTTCAAAGAGTTTCTAGAGGAGATCATTAAGAAAGTGTTCAATCCTGCTCTCAACCTGTTCAAA acTACAAGTGGAAACGAAAGGCTGTATCCATCACCCACCTCTTACATCCATGAGAACCATCTGCAGCTGTTTGAGTTTGTGGGGAAGATGCTCGGGAAAGCCATATATGAG GGCATCGTTGTGGACGTCCCTTTTGCCTCATTCTTCCTCAGTCAAGTCTTGGGTCACCACCACAGCACTTTCTACAGTTCCATCGATGAGCTGCCCTCGCTGGACTCTGAGTTTTATAAGAACCTCACTTCTATCAAG cgCTATGATGGAGATGTAGGAGATCTAGGACTGACGTTATCCTATGATGAGGATGTTATGGGGCAG CTTGTCTGTCATGAGTTGATACCCGGGGGCAAAACCATGCCAGTCACCAATGAAAACAA GATCAGCTACATCCACCTCATGGCTCACTTCCGGATGCACACGCAGATTAAGGAGCAAACGGCGGCTTTCATTCGGGGCTTCCGCAGCATCATTAACCCAGAGTGGCTGCACATGTTCTCCACGCCTGAGGTTCAGCGTCTTGTCTCGGGAGATAATGCTGAGATTGATCTCGATGACCTCAA gAAACACACGGTCTACTATGGAGGTTTTCACAGCAGCCATCGTGTTATCATCTGGCTGTGGGACATCCTGTCCAGTGACTTCACTGCTGAAGAGAGGGCTATGTTCCTTAAA TTTGTTACCAGCTGCTCCAGGCCGCCTCTTCTAGGTTTTGCCTACCTCAAACCACCTTTCTCCATCCGTTGTGTGGAAGTTTCAGATGATCAG GACACCGGAGACACCCTCGGCAGTGTTCTTAGGGGCTTTTTCACTATCCGCAAGAAGGAGCCTGGTGGTCGACTTCCCACTTCGTCAACGTGCTTCAACCTGCTCAAGTTGCCCAATTACAGCAAGAAGAGCATCTTGCGCGACAAGCTGCGCTATGCTATCAGTATGAACACAGGCTTTGAGCTCTCCTAA
- the aldh3b2 gene encoding aldehyde dehydrogenase family 3 member B1: protein MSGKIRACYACQRNGRLTCRRTRLGEPCLRTYPLECEDLLKRARVVFQAGRTLKEGFRLAQLEAVVRMLEEHECDFVDTLGRDLHKPRFETVVSELILVKNEALHAINNLKKWMQPQHVERNLSTTLDECLMVSEPLGVVFIMATWCSPVQTCLVPLVGVIAAGNCAIISPHEYTTHTAELLHRLIPFYLDNECFHVILAGTHDLPEVVELKFDHVFFTGNREEGSRIAQAAARTLTPITLILGGKNPCYVDQHCDIATTAQRITWARFHNVGQSLVAPDYILCHNDVQVRLVQALKCCLMQFYGSDPRESRSYGRMVNLEVFNRTREMLWRSGKVAVGGQVIEAEKYIAPTILTEVVESDPIMQQDISGPVLPVLTVNNVDEAIAFINKQEKPLCVYAYSSNSKVISRLMSETSSGSFCSNDSILQSLMVALPFGGVGASGMGSYHGRYSFDTFSHRKSCLLRGTRFECVTYLRYPPYEDRNLSLMTWASTLSQRSQGWCQIL from the exons ATGAGTGGAAAAATAAGGGCATGCTATGCTTGTCAAAGGAATGGCCGCTTAACATGCAGAAG GACCAGGCTGGGGGAGCCCTGTTTGAGGACATACCCTCTGGAGTGTGAGGATCTGCTGAAGAGGGCAAGAGTTGTTTTTCAAGCTGGACGCACCCTCAAGGAGGGCTTCAGACTGGCTCAGCTGGAGGCTGTGGTGCGGATGCTGGAGGAACATGAGTGTGACTTTGTGGATACTCTTGGAAGGGACCTTCATAAG CCAAGGTTTGAGACAGTTGTGTCAGAACTGATTCTTGTCAAGAATGAGGCACTTCATGCTATCAACAACCTTAAGAAGTGGATGCAGCCTCAGCATGTGGAAAGAAACCTG TCCACCACGTTGGATGAGTGTCTGATGGTCAGTGAGCCACTGGGGGTGGTGTTCATCATGGCGACCTGGTGCAGTCCTGTCCAAACATGTCTGGTGCCGCTGGTAGGGGTCATCGCAGCAG GAAACTGTGCAATCATCAGCCCCCATGAGTACACCACTCACACAGCAGAGCTTCTTCATCGTCTCATCCCCTTTTACTTGGACAAT GAATGCTTCCATGTGATTCTTGCAGGCACACATGACTTGCCTGAAGTTGTGGAACTTAAATTTGACCATGTCTTCTTTACAG GCAACAGGGAGGAGGGAAGCAGAATTGCTCAGGCTGCAGCTCGCACACTCACGCCCATCACACTGATTTTGGGAGGCAAGAACCCGTGTTATGTGGACCAACACTGTGACATTGCCACCACCGCACAGCGCATCACCTGGGCACGTTTTCACAATGTTGGACAGAGCTTGGTGGCTCCTGACTACATCCTTTGCCACAATGATGTCCAAGTACGGCTGGTGCAGGCCCTGAAGTGCTGCCTGATGCAGTTCTACGGTTCAGATCCCAGAGAATCCCGCAGTTACGGCCGCATGGTCAATCTAGAAGTCTTCAACCGTACGAGAGAAATGCTGTGGAGATCAGGCAAGGTGGCTGTGGGTGGGCAAGTGATTGAAGCAGAAAAATATATTG CTCCAACAATCTTGACAGAGGTAGTAGAATCAGATCCCATTATGCAACAGGACATTTCTGGCCCAGTCCTTCCTGTTCTGACTGTGAACAATGTGGATGAAGCAATTGCCTTCATTAATAAGCAAGAGAAACCCCtctgtgtgtatgcatattCCAGCAACAGCAAA GTCATCTCAAGGCTAATGAGTGAGACCTCTAGTGGAAGCTTTTGCTCCAATGACAGCATCCTGCAAAGTCTGATGGTGGCTCTGCCTTTTGGAGGAGTTG GTGCCAGTGGAATGGGCTCCTACCATGGACGCTACAGCTTTGATACCTTCTCTCACAGGAAATCATGCCTGCTAAGAGGCACACGTTTTGAGTGTGTAACTTATCTCCGTTATCCGCCCTATGAGGACCGCAATCTGTCTCTAATGACATGGGCCAGTACCCTGTCCCAGAGGAGCCAGGGCTGGTGCCAGATCCTGTGA
- the mmab gene encoding corrinoid adenosyltransferase isoform X1, with protein MASFIIKPAHLRCVVRTARLVSEHRNRSALCSYRSYATEGDSRVPKIYTKTGDKGFSSTFTGERRPKEDHIFEALGNTDELSSAIGLAREFCLDKGHTFTYQLDKIQCILQDVGSNIATPRSSARESHIKRTKFTAQPIADLETWIDTFTEELPPLTNFILPSGGKGSAALHLARTVCRRAERSVAPIVRSGEADPDVAKYLNRLSDYLFTAARYAAMKEGNEEKIYTRPE; from the exons ATGGCATCGTTTATTATCAAACCTGCTCACCTCCGGTGTGTTGTAAGGACAGCGAGGCTCGTAAGCGAGCATCGGAATAGGAGCGCATTGTGTTCATACAGAAG ttATGCCACTGAAGGTGACAGCAGAGTACCCAAAATATACACCAAAACTGGAGACAAAG GTTTTTCAAGCACATTTACAGGAGAAAGGAGGCCAAAGGAAGATCATATTTTTGAAGCCTTGGGAAATACAGATGAGCTGTCATCAGCTATAGG GTTGGCCAGAGAATTTTGCCTTGACAAAggtcacacattcacatatcaGCTGGACAAG ATACAGTGCATTTTACAAGACGTGGGCTCCAATATTGCCACCCCTCGATCATCTGCAAGAGAAAGTCACATAA AGAGAACAAAATTTACTGCACAGCCAATTGCAGACCTGGAAACTTGGATTGATACATTTACAGAAGAACTCCCTCCACTGACCAACTTCATTTTACCA TCTGGAGGGAAGGGCAGCGCGGCTTTGCACTTGGCTCGGACAGTGTGCCGGAGAGCTGAACGCAG TGTTGCTCCAATTGTGCGGTCAGGCGAGGCAGATCCAGATGTTGCCAAGTATTTGAACAG attgAGCGACTACCTGTTCACTGCAGCCAGATATGCAGCCATGAAAGAAGGGAACGAGGAGAAAATCTACACAAGACCTGAATGA
- the mmab gene encoding corrinoid adenosyltransferase isoform X2 has translation MASFIIKPAHLRCVVRTARLVSEHRNRSALCSYRSYATEGDSRVPKIYTKTGDKGFSSTFTGERRPKEDHIFEALGNTDELSSAIGLAREFCLDKGHTFTYQLDKIQCILQDVGSNIATPRSSARESHISFAFALIHMLGAPQSGGKGSAALHLARTVCRRAERSVAPIVRSGEADPDVAKYLNRLSDYLFTAARYAAMKEGNEEKIYTRPE, from the exons ATGGCATCGTTTATTATCAAACCTGCTCACCTCCGGTGTGTTGTAAGGACAGCGAGGCTCGTAAGCGAGCATCGGAATAGGAGCGCATTGTGTTCATACAGAAG ttATGCCACTGAAGGTGACAGCAGAGTACCCAAAATATACACCAAAACTGGAGACAAAG GTTTTTCAAGCACATTTACAGGAGAAAGGAGGCCAAAGGAAGATCATATTTTTGAAGCCTTGGGAAATACAGATGAGCTGTCATCAGCTATAGG GTTGGCCAGAGAATTTTGCCTTGACAAAggtcacacattcacatatcaGCTGGACAAG ATACAGTGCATTTTACAAGACGTGGGCTCCAATATTGCCACCCCTCGATCATCTGCAAGAGAAAGTCACATAA GTTTTGCTTTTGCACTGATACATATGCTTGGTGCTCCACAGTCTGGAGGGAAGGGCAGCGCGGCTTTGCACTTGGCTCGGACAGTGTGCCGGAGAGCTGAACGCAG TGTTGCTCCAATTGTGCGGTCAGGCGAGGCAGATCCAGATGTTGCCAAGTATTTGAACAG attgAGCGACTACCTGTTCACTGCAGCCAGATATGCAGCCATGAAAGAAGGGAACGAGGAGAAAATCTACACAAGACCTGAATGA